In a single window of the Nicotiana tomentosiformis chromosome 8, ASM39032v3, whole genome shotgun sequence genome:
- the LOC138897937 gene encoding uncharacterized protein, with the protein MKEDESIQEMHTRFTSIINELHSLGEIIPTNKLVRKILSVLPGSWESKVTVITEAKDMQKLTIDKLIENLKTYEMKRKKDLERKEPRKEKNLILKAANKDSSSDESDMEYLTRKFQKIIRKNGGIPKKGSSNRNFKGNDCCHKCGKSGHFIKECPLHNQDHYKNNTDKAAKRNQVPDKKFKRRDAADNMVKQALADWGDSSSESEGEDDQGDTSMIVADNGSSEYESIFALMAKCDDDEDKEEDEISFLDVQRNLKTYSKKILMSLANVLIDAYHSLINEKNTLIE; encoded by the coding sequence ATGAAAGAAGATGAGTCCATTCAAGAGATGCATACCCGCTTCACCTCCATAATCAATGAGCTTCATTCACTTGGTGAAATCATTCCAACCAACAAGCTGGTCCGAAAGATACTCAGTGTTCTACCAGGTTCCTGGGAGAGCAAGGTTACTGTTATCACTGAAGCCAAAGACATGCAGAAGCTGACTATTGACAAGCTTATTGAAAATCTCAAAACTTATGAGATGAAGAGAAAGAAGGATCTTGAAAGAAAAGAGCCCAGGAAGGAGAAGAACCTGATTCTCAAGGCTGCCAATAAGGATTCAAGTAGTGATGAATCTGACATGGAGTATCTCACTCGAAAATTCCAAAAGATAATTCGAAAAAATGGTGGGATTCCAAAGAAAGGAAGTTCCAATAGGAATTTCAAAGGAAATGATTGCTGTCATAAGTGTGGAAAGTCTGGACACTTCATTAAAGAATGTCCTCTTCATAATCAGGATCATTACAAAAACAACACTGATAAGGCGGCTAAGAGGAACCAGGTCCCTGACAAGAAGTTCAAAAGAAGAGATGCAGCTGACAACATGGTGAAGCAAGCTTTGGCTGACTGGGGAGATTCCTCCAGTGAATCTGAAGGTGAAGATGACCAAGGAGATACATCTATGATTGTTGCTGACAATGGATCTTCAGAATATGAGTCAATCTTTGCACTCATGGCCAAATGTGATGATGATGAGGATAAGGAGGAAGATGAGATAAGTTTTCttgatgttcaaagaaatttgaaaactTACTCTAAGAAAATATTGATGTCCTTAGCAAATGTGTTGATTGATGCCTATCATAGCCTCATTAatgagaaaaatactttaatagAATAA